DNA from Halorarum salinum:
CCACGACCACCACCACGGCCACGACCTCGAAACCGTGGGCTACGCGGTCGTGACCGTCTCCTCCTCGCGGTCGATCGAGGACGACCCCGCCGGCGACGCGATCGTCGCTGCCGTCGAGGACGCCGGCGACGAACTCGTCACGCGCGAACTCGTCCGGGACGACTACGACGGGGTGCAGGGGGCGATCAACAACCTCGTCGACCGCGACGACGTGGACTGCGTCGTCACCACGGGCGGGACGGGCGTGACGCCCGACGACGTCACCGTCGAGGCGGTCGACCCGCTGTTCGACAAGCGGCTCCCGGGCTTCGGCGAACTGTTCCGGGCCATGTCCCGGG
Protein-coding regions in this window:
- a CDS encoding MogA/MoaB family molybdenum cofactor biosynthesis protein, whose amino-acid sequence is MSDHGGHGHHDGHDDDDHGHDHHDHGHDHHHGHDLETVGYAVVTVSSSRSIEDDPAGDAIVAAVEDAGDELVTRELVRDDYDGVQGAINNLVDRDDVDCVVTTGGTGVTPDDVTVEAVDPLFDKRLPGFGELFRAMSREEIGTMVVATRATAGVADGVPVFCLPGSENAALLGAEGIIAPEAPHLAGLASRDED